In the genome of Plasmodium yoelii strain 17X genome assembly, chromosome: 14, one region contains:
- a CDS encoding karyopherin alpha, putative, with the protein MDRRIEARRKEFKKNCDDTRRKREDLVVQIRKQQRECQLESKRAMVMANIGLEENNSYNINYVKSNQNDSTNDSLYNTSSNNSSNTLEMLKKIPSLAIGVRSSEYVTQLNSTKELRKLLSIEKGPPIQEVINSGVVPYIVEFLKYDDKTDLQFEAAWVLTNIASGSQEQTKVVIDNNAVPYLVRLLNSEKEDVCEQAVWALGNIAGDSAECREYVLNQNSLPLLLKILRSSHKRTLIRNAAWTLSNLCRGKPAPKFEIVSKALPTLAVLIYNDDEEILTDACWTLSYLSDGSNENINAVLDAGVAERVVELLSHGSFLVQTPALRTVGNIVTGDDLQTDVVVKLNAVQKLSCLLNSSKKSIKKEACWALSNITAGNISQIQAVIDNNVIPQLINILMKEDFEVRKEAAWAISNASSGGSESQIEYLVECGAIHSLSNLLDVEDANIISVTLEGLENILEMGENKKLRDNLPANPYVHLFEECDSVHKIDALQDRKVDNICNKAWKILYKYFPFIINNEMNNAQIPLNNVFANSDDAVLNKDFTFD; encoded by the coding sequence atggaTAGAAGAATTGAAGCGAGACGAAAAGAATTTAAGAAAAACTGTGATGATACAAGAAGAAAAAGAGAAGATTTGGTAGTACAAATAAGAAAGCAACAAAGAGAATGCCAGTTAGAAAGTAAAAGAGCCATGGTAATGGCAAATATCGGGCTTGAAGAAAATAActcatataatataaattatgtaaaatCAAATCAAAATGATTCAACAAATGattcattatataatacatCCTCAAATAATAGTTCGAATACATTagaaatgttaaaaaaaattccaaGCCTAGCTATAGGTGTAAGATCTTCTGAATATGTAACACAATTAAATAGTACAAAAGAATtaagaaaattattatcaattGAAAAGGGTCCACCAATACAAGAAGTTATAAATTCAGGTGTAGTCCCTTATATAgttgaatttttaaaatacgATGATAAAACAGATTTACAATTTGAAGCTGCATGGGTATTAACAAATATTGCTTCAGGTTCACAAGAACAAACTAAAGTAGTTATAGATAATAATGCTGTACCATATCTTGTTAGATTATTAAATAGTGAAAAGGAAGATGTATGTGAACAAGCAGTTTGGGCTTTAGGTAATATTGCTGGTGATTCAGCTGAATGCAGAGAATACgttttaaatcaaaattcTTTAcctttattattaaaaatattaagaaGTAGCCATAAAAGAACATTAATAAGAAATGCTGCATGGACATTATCAAATTTATGCAGAGGAAAACCAGCACCAAAATTTGAAATAGTATCTAAAGCTTTACCAACATTAGCTGtacttatatataatgaCGACGAAGAAATATTAACAGATGCATGTTGGACACTTTCTTATTTATCTGATGGTtctaatgaaaatattaatgccGTTTTAGATGCAGGAGTAGCAGAACGAGTTGTAGAATTATTAAGTCATGGTTCATTTTTAGTACAAACACCTGCATTAAGAACTGTTGGAAACATTGTTACTGGTGACGATTTACAAACAGATGTCGTtgtaaaattaaatgcagTCCAAAAATTATCATGCCTACTTAATTCatcaaaaaaaagtataaaaaaagaagctTGCTGGGCATTATCAAATATTACAGCCGGCAATATTTCACAAATTCAAGCAGTAATTGATAATAATGTTATACCACaacttattaatattttaatgaaAGAAGATTTTGAGGTTCGAAAAGAAGCTGCATGGGCAATATCTAATGCATCTTCTGGTGGATCTGAATCACAAATTGAATATCTTGTAGAATGTGGAGCTATACATTCTTTATCTAATTTATTAGATGTTGAAGATGCTAATATTATTTCAGTAACTTTAGAAGgattagaaaatattttagaaatgggagaaaataaaaaattaagagataACTTACCAGCTAATCCATATGTGCATTTATTTGAAGAATGTGATAGTGTGCATAAAATTGATGCATTACAAGATCGAAAGGTTGATAATATTTGTAATAAAGCatggaaaatattatacaaatacttcccatttattattaataatgaaatgAACAATGCACAAATACCATTAAACAATGTCTTCGCAAACAGTGATGATGCtgttttaaataaagatTTTACTTTCGATTAA